Proteins encoded in a region of the Salvia miltiorrhiza cultivar Shanhuang (shh) unplaced genomic scaffold, IMPLAD_Smil_shh original_scaffold_180_2, whole genome shotgun sequence genome:
- the LOC131003214 gene encoding protein SHOOT GRAVITROPISM 6 isoform X1: MASSSSGNSVPAPEAVQVLVSSLADESPVVREASAATLKDIASVNPLLVLDCCSTVSRGGRRRFGKIAGLFQVMSVAIRALNKADVDPQYMAKFAKVASAEIISTKELNADWQKAASGVLVALGLHLPDLMMEEIFLHLSGTNSALPAMVQILADFASSDAFQFAPRLKGVLTRVLPILGNVKDIHRPIFANAFKSWCQACWQYGIDFPLHTAIDGDVMSFLNSAFELLLRVWATSRDLKVRVSTVEALGQMVGLVTRTQLKSALPRLVPTILELYKKDQEVAAFVATCSLHNLLNASLLSESGPPLLDFEDLTVILSTLLPVVCISNDNKQQSDFPVGLKTYNEVQHCFLTVGQVYPEDMFAFLLYKCRLKEDPLTFGALSVLKHLLPRLSESWHAKRPLLVEAVKNLLEERDLAVCKALSELIVVMASHCYLVGPAGELFVEYLVRHCAITDLNGADNESSKDFMKSTGSFNPFMYKKSEVKIGGVSPTELRDTCEKGLLLITVTIPEMEHVLWPFLLKMIIPRIYTGAVATVCRCISELCRHKSTQSDTIVSDFKARVDLPNPEDLFARLVVLLHNPLAREQLVTHILAVLNQLSSLFPKNMILFWQDEIPKMKAYVSDPEDLKQDPLYQETWDDMVINFVAESLDVIRDPDWAISLGNSFAKQYELYSSEDEHSALLHRCLGILLQKVHDRSYVHAKIDLMYTQANIALPVNRLGLAKAMGLVAASHLDTVLDKLKDILDNVGDSFFKRILSFFSDRAKMEESDDIHAALALMYGYAAKYAPSTVIEARIDALVGTNMLSRLLNVRHPTAKQAVITAIDLLGQAVIGAAESGTSFPLKRRDVLLDYILTLMGRDDEDGISDSNLDLLNTQCLALSACTTLVSVEPKLTIETRNHVLKATLGFFGLPDDPPDVINGLIHNLTTLLCAILVTSGEDGRSRAEQLLHILRQIDPYVSSSVEYQRKRGCLAAYEMLQKFRTICVSGYCALGCQGSCTHNKRIDRVLNNNFSNLPSAFVSPSRDALCLGERIMVYLSRCADTNPEVRKNSVQILDLFFSTSLSLPRSANSSIGLDIELCYGALSALEDVIAILRSDASLDPSEVFNRVVSSVCILFTKDELVAALYCSSSAICDKVRQSAEGAIQAVIEFITKRGRELNDTDISRTTQSLLSATNHVTEKYLRQETLNAISSLAENTSSRIVFDEVLSAAERDIATKDVSRLRGGWPVQDAFHAFSQHAVLSYSFLEHIISILNERPIFRGDSVKGENSHNVGESNVEDNVLHAAVIALTAFFRGGARVGKKSVEQTYGAVFATLVLHLGICHSLSNSGQQEPLRALLVAFNAFCECVGDLEMGKILARDREQNEEETWIGLIGDLAWCISIKRPKEVPIISLILCKSLDRPSRYLREAAAAALSEFVRFSESFGPLLEQLVEGLTRHVSDDSPNVRRLCLRGLVQMPPVRVIQYTIQILSVIVALLDDPDESVQLTAVSCLLTVLGSASTEAVEPILFNLSVRLRNLQVCMNAKIRANAFAAFGAISTYGIGPQRDAFREQILAAFPRLVLHLHDDDLGVRRACRNTFKRIAPLLELDSMVALANTHRFSSDHRGDYEDFLRDIARLFTQRMSSRIDTYMASLIQAFEAPWPVIQANAIYLCSSIIAFSSVQHISTLYLSQVFGMLIGKIHRSSDAIVRATGSLALGLLLKSTNSSWKSTRLDPPDSLLVGRETESSRRS; the protein is encoded by the exons AAG GAACTTAATGCCGATTGGCAAAAGGCTGCATCGGGTGTACTTGTTGCATTAGGTTTGCACCTGCCTGACCTT ATGATGGAAGAAATATTTCTTCATCTCTCTGGGACAAATTCAGCTCTTCCTGCGATGGTTCAAATACTTGCAGATTTTGCTTCATCTGATG CTTTTCAGTTCGCTCCACGGCTCAAAGGTGTACTTACTAGAGTTCTTCCTATTCTTGGAAATGTAAAAGACATACAtcggcctatttttgcaaatg CATTCAAGTCGTGGTGTCAGGCCTGTTGGCAGTATGGCATTGATTTCCCACTGCATACAGCTATTGATGGTGATGTCAT GTCTTTCCTGAACTCTGCGTTTGAGCTTCTATTGAGAGTTTGGGCAACTTCACGGGATCTCAAG GTTCGAGTATCTACAGTTGAGGCCTTAGGCCAGATGGTTGGTCTAGTTACTCGGACTCAATTGAAGTCGGCTTTGCCAAGATTAGTGCCCACTATTTTGGAACT GTATAAGAAAGATCAAGAAGTAGCAGCATTTGTGGCTACATGTAGTCTCCACAATCTCTTGAATGCTTCTTTACTTTCAGAAAGTGGCCCACCTTTGCTGGACTTTGAG GATCTCACCGTCATATTGTCAACACTTCTTCCTGTGGTTTGTATCAGTAATGACAATAAACAGCAGTCAGATTTTCCAGTGGGACTGAAG ACCTACAATGAAGTTCAACATTGCTTTCTCACAGTTGGTCAGGTTTACCCGGAAGATATGTTTGCGTTCCTTCTCTAT AAATGCAGGTTGAAAGAAGATCCTCTTACTTTTGGTGCACTGTCTGTCCTAAAGCATCTTTTACCTAG ATTGTCTGAATCTTGGCATGCTAAAAGGCCTTTGCTAGTTGAAGCAGTGAAAAATTTGTTAGAAGAGAGGGATTTGGCTGTCTGCAAGGCACTTTCTGAG TTGATTGTTGTTATGGCTTCCCACTGTTACTTGGTTGGTCCAGCAGGGGAGTTATTTGTGGAGTACTTGGTACGACACTGTGCTATAACAGATTTAAATGGGGCAGATAATGAGAGTTCAAAGGACTTTATGAAGTCAACTGGCTCTTTCAATCCTTTCATGTACAAGAAATCAGAG GTGAAGATTGGAGGTGTATCTCCAACTGAGCTACGTGACACCTGTGAAAAAGGTCTCCTTTTGATAACAGTGACCATTCCTGAAATGGAG CATGTGCTCTGGCCATTTTTACTGAAAATGATCATACCACGGATTTACACTGGAGCAGTTGCCACA GTTTGCAGGTGCATCTCAGAATTATGCAGACATAAAAGTACCCAGAGTGATACAATTGTTTCTGATTTTAAAGCTCGTGTAGATCTTCCGAATCCGGAG GATCTTTTTGCACGTCTTGTGGTACTTCTTCATAATCCACTCGCGAGAGAGCAGTTAGTGACTCATATTCTGGCG GTCCTAAATCAGTTATCTTCTCTATTTCCAAAGAATATGATCTTATTTTGGCAAGATGAG ATTCCAAAAATGAAAGCTTATGTGAGTGATCCAGAAGACCTAAAGCAAGATCCATTATATCAAGAGACTTGGGATGACATGGTTATTAAT TTTGTTGCTGAATCATTGGATGTGATTCGGGATCCTGATTGGGCGATATCTCTGGGGAACTCTTTTGCTAAACAGTATGAACTTTATTCATCCGAGGATGAGCATTCTGCACTGCTTCACAG ATGCCTAGGCATTTTGCTGCAGAAAGTTCACGACAGATCCTATGTCCATGCTAAGATTGACTTGATGTACACACAAGCTAACATTGCTTTGCCAGTGAATAGGCTAGGTTTAGCCAAGGCCATGGGACTG GTTGCTGCATCACACCTGGACACAGTTCTGGATAAGCTAAAAGACATTCTCGATAATGTTGGTGATAGTTTCTTTAAAAG GATTCTATCATTCTTTTCTGACAGAGCTAAAATGGAAGAGTCAGATGACATTCATGCTGCTTTGGCTCTTATGTATGGTTATGCTGCTAAGTATGCTCCATCTACAGTCATTGAAGCCAGAATAGATGCACTCGTG GGGACCAATATGCTTTCACGTCTTCTTAATGTTCGCCATCCTACAGCAAAGCAGGCCGTTATCACAGCTATTGATTTACTAG GTCAGGCTGTTATTGGTGCTGCTGAAAGTGGTACATCATTTCCATTGAAAAGGAGAGATGTGCTTCTTGATTACATATTAACTTTGATGGGTCGAGATGATGAAGATGGAATTTCTGATTCTAACCTGGATCTATTGAACACTCAG TGCCTTGCTTTAAGTGCTTGTACAACTTTGGTTTCTGTGGAGCCAAAATTAACAATTGAAACAAGGAACCATGTTCTGAAG GCCACTTTGGGATTCTTTGGTTTACCAGATGATCCCCCTGATGTTATTAATGGTCTCATACACAATCTTACTACTCTTCTCTGTGCAATCCTAGTTACAAG TGGGGAGGATGGAAGAAGTCGAGCAGAACAGCTACTGCATATATTGAGACAGATTGATCCATATGTTTCTTCCTCTGTGGAATATCAGAGAAAAAGAGGCTGTCTTGCGGCATATGAGATGCTTCAGAAGTTCCGGACTATATGTGTTAGTGGTTACTGTGCACTGGGTTGCCAAGGAAGTTGCACCCATAACAAACGAATTGATCGTGTTTTGAATAACAATTTTTCTAATTTACCAA gCGCATTTGTATCCCCGAGTCGTGATGCTCTGTGTTTAGGAGAGAGAATCATGGTATATCTGTCACGCTGTGCAGATACAAATCCTGAAGTTAGAAAAAACTCTGTGCAG attcttgatttattttttagtacATCCCTTTCATTACCGAGGTCTGCGAACTCTAGTATTGGACTTGACATTGAATTGTGTTATGGAGCTCTATCAGCACTTGAGGATGTGATTGCTATTTTGAGGAGT GACGCATCACTTGATCCGTCAGAGGTGTTCAACAGGGTCGTTTCATCTGTGTGCATATTATTTACTAAGGATGAG CTTGTTGCCGCCCTATATTGTAGCTCATCAGCTATATGTGACAAGGTCAGACAGTCTGCCGAAGGTGCAATTCAAGCTGTGATTGAGTTTATCACTAAGAGGGGTAGGGAGCTGAATGACACTGATATCTCAAG GACGACGCAATCCTTGCTTTCTGCTACGAACCATGTAACTGAGAAGTATCTACGCCAAGAAACACTTAATGCT ATATCTTCTCTTGCTGAGAATACGTCCTCAAGAATTGTTTTTGATGAAGTATTGTCTGCAGCTGAGAGAGACATAGCCACAAAAGATGTATCTAGATTACGTGGGGGCTGGCCAGTACAAGATGCATTTCAT GCATTTTCCCAGCACGCAGTTCTTTCATATTCATTCCTGGAGCATATAATTTCTATCCTGAATGAGAGGCCTATATTTCGAGGCGATTCAGTTAAGGGGGAGAATTCCCACAATGTTGGTGAAAGTAATGTAGAAGATAATGTGCTGCACGCTGCTGTGATAGCTCTTACTGCCTTTTTCAG AGGCGGCGCGAGAGTTGGAAAAAAGTCTGTGGAGCAAACCTATGGTGCGGTCTTTGCAACTCTTGTGCTTCATTTAGGAATTTGTCATAGTTTATCTAATTCTGGCCAGCAGGAACCACTGCG TGCGTTACTGGTTGCATTTAATGCATTTTGCGAATGTGTTGGTGATCTGGAGATGGGGAAG ATTCTGGCCAGAGATAGGGAACAAAATGAAGAGGAGACCTGGATTGGTCTAATCGGGGACCTGGCTTGGTGCATTTCCATAAAAAGGCCAAAAGAG GTCCCTAtaatttctttgattctttgtaaATCACTGGATCGACCCTCAAGGTATCTGAGGGAAGCTGCAGCTGCTGCACTGTCAGAGTTTGTGAGGTTTAG TGAGAGTTTTGGTCCTTTGTTGGAGCAGCTGGTTGAAGGATTGACTCGACATGTTTCAGATGATTCTCCAAATGTTAGACGCCTTTGTCTAAGAGGACTTGTTCAG ATGCCACCAGTTCGTGTTATCCAGTATACCATTCAGATTCTGAGTGTTATTGTTGCTTTACTTGATGACCCGGATGAATCAGTACAGCTAACGGCTGTCTCGTGCTTGCTAACG GTCCTTGGATCTGCTTCCACTGAAGCTGTAGAACCCATTTTATTTAATCTTTCAGTTAGGTTACGTAATCTTCAA GTATGCATGAATGCAAAGATTCGAGCTAATGCATTTGCAGCATTTGGGGCAATAAGCACGTATGGTATTGGGCCACAACGTGATGCTTTTCGTGAGCAG ATTCTTGCTGCCTTTCCGCGCTTGGTCTTGCATCTGCATGATGATGATCTTGGCGTGCGACGAGCTTGCCGG AACACATTCAAGCGCATTGCTCCTTTGCTGGAACTTGATAGTATGGTTGCTCTTGCCAACACACATAGGTTTAGCTCCGATCATAG AGGTGACTATGAAGACTTTCTTAGAGATATTGCAAGGCTATTCACTCAACGTATGTCTTCCAGGATTGATACTTACATGGCATCACTAATACAG GCTTTTGAGGCACCATGGCCAGTAATTCAAGCAAATGCCATTTATTTGTGTAGTAGTATAATTGCTTTCTCAAGTGTTCAGCATATCTCCACCCTTTACTTAAGTCAG GTTTTCGGCATGTTGATTGGGAAGATACATCGATCTTCAGATGCAATTGTGAGAGCAACAGGTTCTTTGGCCCTCGGTTTGCTACTAAAGTCAACCAATTCCTCTTGGAAATCCACTCGTCTAGATCCACCAGATTCGCTCCTTGTAGGACGCGAAACGGAATCTTCTCGGAGGTCATGA
- the LOC131003214 gene encoding protein SHOOT GRAVITROPISM 6 isoform X2 translates to MKFNIAFSQLVRFTRKICLRSFSMLKEDPLTFGALSVLKHLLPRLSESWHAKRPLLVEAVKNLLEERDLAVCKALSELIVVMASHCYLVGPAGELFVEYLVRHCAITDLNGADNESSKDFMKSTGSFNPFMYKKSEVKIGGVSPTELRDTCEKGLLLITVTIPEMEHVLWPFLLKMIIPRIYTGAVATVCRCISELCRHKSTQSDTIVSDFKARVDLPNPEDLFARLVVLLHNPLAREQLVTHILAVLNQLSSLFPKNMILFWQDEIPKMKAYVSDPEDLKQDPLYQETWDDMVINFVAESLDVIRDPDWAISLGNSFAKQYELYSSEDEHSALLHRCLGILLQKVHDRSYVHAKIDLMYTQANIALPVNRLGLAKAMGLVAASHLDTVLDKLKDILDNVGDSFFKRILSFFSDRAKMEESDDIHAALALMYGYAAKYAPSTVIEARIDALVGTNMLSRLLNVRHPTAKQAVITAIDLLGQAVIGAAESGTSFPLKRRDVLLDYILTLMGRDDEDGISDSNLDLLNTQCLALSACTTLVSVEPKLTIETRNHVLKATLGFFGLPDDPPDVINGLIHNLTTLLCAILVTSGEDGRSRAEQLLHILRQIDPYVSSSVEYQRKRGCLAAYEMLQKFRTICVSGYCALGCQGSCTHNKRIDRVLNNNFSNLPSAFVSPSRDALCLGERIMVYLSRCADTNPEVRKNSVQILDLFFSTSLSLPRSANSSIGLDIELCYGALSALEDVIAILRSDASLDPSEVFNRVVSSVCILFTKDELVAALYCSSSAICDKVRQSAEGAIQAVIEFITKRGRELNDTDISRTTQSLLSATNHVTEKYLRQETLNAISSLAENTSSRIVFDEVLSAAERDIATKDVSRLRGGWPVQDAFHAFSQHAVLSYSFLEHIISILNERPIFRGDSVKGENSHNVGESNVEDNVLHAAVIALTAFFRGGARVGKKSVEQTYGAVFATLVLHLGICHSLSNSGQQEPLRALLVAFNAFCECVGDLEMGKILARDREQNEEETWIGLIGDLAWCISIKRPKEVPIISLILCKSLDRPSRYLREAAAAALSEFVRFSESFGPLLEQLVEGLTRHVSDDSPNVRRLCLRGLVQMPPVRVIQYTIQILSVIVALLDDPDESVQLTAVSCLLTVLGSASTEAVEPILFNLSVRLRNLQVCMNAKIRANAFAAFGAISTYGIGPQRDAFREQILAAFPRLVLHLHDDDLGVRRACRNTFKRIAPLLELDSMVALANTHRFSSDHRGDYEDFLRDIARLFTQRMSSRIDTYMASLIQAFEAPWPVIQANAIYLCSSIIAFSSVQHISTLYLSQVFGMLIGKIHRSSDAIVRATGSLALGLLLKSTNSSWKSTRLDPPDSLLVGRETESSRRS, encoded by the exons ATGAAGTTCAACATTGCTTTCTCACAGTTGGTCAGGTTTACCCGGAAGATATGTTTGCGTTCCTTCTCTAT GTTGAAAGAAGATCCTCTTACTTTTGGTGCACTGTCTGTCCTAAAGCATCTTTTACCTAG ATTGTCTGAATCTTGGCATGCTAAAAGGCCTTTGCTAGTTGAAGCAGTGAAAAATTTGTTAGAAGAGAGGGATTTGGCTGTCTGCAAGGCACTTTCTGAG TTGATTGTTGTTATGGCTTCCCACTGTTACTTGGTTGGTCCAGCAGGGGAGTTATTTGTGGAGTACTTGGTACGACACTGTGCTATAACAGATTTAAATGGGGCAGATAATGAGAGTTCAAAGGACTTTATGAAGTCAACTGGCTCTTTCAATCCTTTCATGTACAAGAAATCAGAG GTGAAGATTGGAGGTGTATCTCCAACTGAGCTACGTGACACCTGTGAAAAAGGTCTCCTTTTGATAACAGTGACCATTCCTGAAATGGAG CATGTGCTCTGGCCATTTTTACTGAAAATGATCATACCACGGATTTACACTGGAGCAGTTGCCACA GTTTGCAGGTGCATCTCAGAATTATGCAGACATAAAAGTACCCAGAGTGATACAATTGTTTCTGATTTTAAAGCTCGTGTAGATCTTCCGAATCCGGAG GATCTTTTTGCACGTCTTGTGGTACTTCTTCATAATCCACTCGCGAGAGAGCAGTTAGTGACTCATATTCTGGCG GTCCTAAATCAGTTATCTTCTCTATTTCCAAAGAATATGATCTTATTTTGGCAAGATGAG ATTCCAAAAATGAAAGCTTATGTGAGTGATCCAGAAGACCTAAAGCAAGATCCATTATATCAAGAGACTTGGGATGACATGGTTATTAAT TTTGTTGCTGAATCATTGGATGTGATTCGGGATCCTGATTGGGCGATATCTCTGGGGAACTCTTTTGCTAAACAGTATGAACTTTATTCATCCGAGGATGAGCATTCTGCACTGCTTCACAG ATGCCTAGGCATTTTGCTGCAGAAAGTTCACGACAGATCCTATGTCCATGCTAAGATTGACTTGATGTACACACAAGCTAACATTGCTTTGCCAGTGAATAGGCTAGGTTTAGCCAAGGCCATGGGACTG GTTGCTGCATCACACCTGGACACAGTTCTGGATAAGCTAAAAGACATTCTCGATAATGTTGGTGATAGTTTCTTTAAAAG GATTCTATCATTCTTTTCTGACAGAGCTAAAATGGAAGAGTCAGATGACATTCATGCTGCTTTGGCTCTTATGTATGGTTATGCTGCTAAGTATGCTCCATCTACAGTCATTGAAGCCAGAATAGATGCACTCGTG GGGACCAATATGCTTTCACGTCTTCTTAATGTTCGCCATCCTACAGCAAAGCAGGCCGTTATCACAGCTATTGATTTACTAG GTCAGGCTGTTATTGGTGCTGCTGAAAGTGGTACATCATTTCCATTGAAAAGGAGAGATGTGCTTCTTGATTACATATTAACTTTGATGGGTCGAGATGATGAAGATGGAATTTCTGATTCTAACCTGGATCTATTGAACACTCAG TGCCTTGCTTTAAGTGCTTGTACAACTTTGGTTTCTGTGGAGCCAAAATTAACAATTGAAACAAGGAACCATGTTCTGAAG GCCACTTTGGGATTCTTTGGTTTACCAGATGATCCCCCTGATGTTATTAATGGTCTCATACACAATCTTACTACTCTTCTCTGTGCAATCCTAGTTACAAG TGGGGAGGATGGAAGAAGTCGAGCAGAACAGCTACTGCATATATTGAGACAGATTGATCCATATGTTTCTTCCTCTGTGGAATATCAGAGAAAAAGAGGCTGTCTTGCGGCATATGAGATGCTTCAGAAGTTCCGGACTATATGTGTTAGTGGTTACTGTGCACTGGGTTGCCAAGGAAGTTGCACCCATAACAAACGAATTGATCGTGTTTTGAATAACAATTTTTCTAATTTACCAA gCGCATTTGTATCCCCGAGTCGTGATGCTCTGTGTTTAGGAGAGAGAATCATGGTATATCTGTCACGCTGTGCAGATACAAATCCTGAAGTTAGAAAAAACTCTGTGCAG attcttgatttattttttagtacATCCCTTTCATTACCGAGGTCTGCGAACTCTAGTATTGGACTTGACATTGAATTGTGTTATGGAGCTCTATCAGCACTTGAGGATGTGATTGCTATTTTGAGGAGT GACGCATCACTTGATCCGTCAGAGGTGTTCAACAGGGTCGTTTCATCTGTGTGCATATTATTTACTAAGGATGAG CTTGTTGCCGCCCTATATTGTAGCTCATCAGCTATATGTGACAAGGTCAGACAGTCTGCCGAAGGTGCAATTCAAGCTGTGATTGAGTTTATCACTAAGAGGGGTAGGGAGCTGAATGACACTGATATCTCAAG GACGACGCAATCCTTGCTTTCTGCTACGAACCATGTAACTGAGAAGTATCTACGCCAAGAAACACTTAATGCT ATATCTTCTCTTGCTGAGAATACGTCCTCAAGAATTGTTTTTGATGAAGTATTGTCTGCAGCTGAGAGAGACATAGCCACAAAAGATGTATCTAGATTACGTGGGGGCTGGCCAGTACAAGATGCATTTCAT GCATTTTCCCAGCACGCAGTTCTTTCATATTCATTCCTGGAGCATATAATTTCTATCCTGAATGAGAGGCCTATATTTCGAGGCGATTCAGTTAAGGGGGAGAATTCCCACAATGTTGGTGAAAGTAATGTAGAAGATAATGTGCTGCACGCTGCTGTGATAGCTCTTACTGCCTTTTTCAG AGGCGGCGCGAGAGTTGGAAAAAAGTCTGTGGAGCAAACCTATGGTGCGGTCTTTGCAACTCTTGTGCTTCATTTAGGAATTTGTCATAGTTTATCTAATTCTGGCCAGCAGGAACCACTGCG TGCGTTACTGGTTGCATTTAATGCATTTTGCGAATGTGTTGGTGATCTGGAGATGGGGAAG ATTCTGGCCAGAGATAGGGAACAAAATGAAGAGGAGACCTGGATTGGTCTAATCGGGGACCTGGCTTGGTGCATTTCCATAAAAAGGCCAAAAGAG GTCCCTAtaatttctttgattctttgtaaATCACTGGATCGACCCTCAAGGTATCTGAGGGAAGCTGCAGCTGCTGCACTGTCAGAGTTTGTGAGGTTTAG TGAGAGTTTTGGTCCTTTGTTGGAGCAGCTGGTTGAAGGATTGACTCGACATGTTTCAGATGATTCTCCAAATGTTAGACGCCTTTGTCTAAGAGGACTTGTTCAG ATGCCACCAGTTCGTGTTATCCAGTATACCATTCAGATTCTGAGTGTTATTGTTGCTTTACTTGATGACCCGGATGAATCAGTACAGCTAACGGCTGTCTCGTGCTTGCTAACG GTCCTTGGATCTGCTTCCACTGAAGCTGTAGAACCCATTTTATTTAATCTTTCAGTTAGGTTACGTAATCTTCAA GTATGCATGAATGCAAAGATTCGAGCTAATGCATTTGCAGCATTTGGGGCAATAAGCACGTATGGTATTGGGCCACAACGTGATGCTTTTCGTGAGCAG ATTCTTGCTGCCTTTCCGCGCTTGGTCTTGCATCTGCATGATGATGATCTTGGCGTGCGACGAGCTTGCCGG AACACATTCAAGCGCATTGCTCCTTTGCTGGAACTTGATAGTATGGTTGCTCTTGCCAACACACATAGGTTTAGCTCCGATCATAG AGGTGACTATGAAGACTTTCTTAGAGATATTGCAAGGCTATTCACTCAACGTATGTCTTCCAGGATTGATACTTACATGGCATCACTAATACAG GCTTTTGAGGCACCATGGCCAGTAATTCAAGCAAATGCCATTTATTTGTGTAGTAGTATAATTGCTTTCTCAAGTGTTCAGCATATCTCCACCCTTTACTTAAGTCAG GTTTTCGGCATGTTGATTGGGAAGATACATCGATCTTCAGATGCAATTGTGAGAGCAACAGGTTCTTTGGCCCTCGGTTTGCTACTAAAGTCAACCAATTCCTCTTGGAAATCCACTCGTCTAGATCCACCAGATTCGCTCCTTGTAGGACGCGAAACGGAATCTTCTCGGAGGTCATGA
- the LOC131003212 gene encoding UDP-glycosyltransferase 73E1-like: MSMASESDSPNFILVPLMSPGHIIPMIQLAKLVAKRGVHVSIVVTHLDASRFSSTIAASGLPIRLLKVRFPCDEAGLPPGCESADLLPSFTLLPNFLNATKLLQKPVEAVLQRLSPPPTCILSDKNLMWTVQTCDALKIPRLVFDGMSCFTQLVTHHLYTSKIYQTPDPTQLFHVPNFPDKIEFSRSQLPALFNPGPSDDKGHRERVRETELLSYGMVVNTFHELEHRYIDEFRKLGRGRIWCIGPLSLSLSLCNEEDHDDAVSDHDCLKWLDDKKPGSVVYACLGSLSRLSAAQFAELALGLEDSGREFLLVLKENPEMERWISGDGIEERVKGRGFLLRGWAPQMAILGHPAVGAFLTHCGWNSTLEGISAGVPMVTWPIFAEQFMNEKVVVEVHEIGVSVGARRVVHLGEEEEEKVEDMVRREGIREAVERVMDERVEGSERRKRARELGERARRSVKEGGSSYQNITTLIQDITDFIYKN; the protein is encoded by the coding sequence ATGTCCATGGCTTCCGAATCCGACTCTCCAAACTTCATATTGGTCCCATTAATGTCGCCGGGTCACATAATCCCCATGATTCAATTGGCCAAACTTGTAGCCAAACGCGGCGTCCACGTCTCCATCGTCGTCACTCACCTCGACGCCTCCCGCTTCAGCTCAACTATCGCCGCCTCCGGCCTCCCGATCCGCCTCCTCAAAGTCCGCTTCCCCTGCGACGAGGCCGGCCTCCCGCCCGGCTGCGAGAGCGCCGACCTCCTCCCGTCCTTCACCCTTCTCCCCAACTTCTTAAACGCCACCAAGCTGCTGCAGAAACCCGTCGAAGCCGTGCTGCAACGCCTCTCGCCTCCTCCCACCTGCATCCTCTCCGACAAGAACCTCATGTGGACCGTCCAAACGTGCGACGCTTTGAAGATTCCGAGGTTAGTCTTCGACGGCATGAGCTGCTTCACTCAACTAGTCACTCACCATCTCTACACCTCCAAGATATACCAAACACCCGATCCCACGCAGCTTTTCCACGTCCCCAATTTCCCGGATAAGATCGAGTTCAGCCGATCCCAGCTGCCGGCATTGTTCAATCCCGGCCCCAGCGACGACAAGGGCCACCGCGAGCGCGTGAGGGAGACGGAGCTTCTATCTTACGGCATGGTCGTCAACACCTTCCACGAGCTCGAACATCGCTACATCGATGAGTTTCGCAAGCTGGGAAGAGGAAGGATTTGGTGCATCGGGCCGTTATCGTTGTCGTTATCCCTCTGCAACGAAGAGGATCACGACGATGCCGTGTCCGATCACGACTGCTTGAAATGGCTGGATGATAAGAAGCCCGGGAGCGTCGTCTACGCCTGCCTCGGCAGCCTCAGCCGCCTCTCCGCCGCCCAGTTCGCGGAGCTCGCCCTAGGGTTGGAGGATTCGGGCCGTGAGTTTCTGTTGGTTCTGAAAGAAAATCCGGAGATGGAGAGATGGATCAGCGGCGACGGGATCGAGGAGAGGGTAAAGGGGAGAGGGTTTTTGCTGCGGGGGTGGGCGCCCCAGATGGCCATCCTGGGGCACCCCGCGGTGGGGGCGTTCCTGACGCACTGTGGATGGAACTCGACTCTCGAGGGGATCTCGGCGGGGGTGCCGATGGTGACGTGGCCGATCTTCGCGGAGCAGTTCATGAATGAGAAAGTGGTGGTGGAGGTGCACGAGATTGGCGTGAGCGTGGGGGCGAGAAGGGTGGTGCATCTgggggaggaggaggaggagaaggtTGAGGATATGGTGAGGAGGGAGGGGATCAGAGAGGCTGTTGAGAGGGTGATGGATGAGAGAGTGGAGGGAAGTGAGAGAAGGAAGAGGGCGCGGGAGCTGGGAGAAAGGGCTAGGAGGTCGGTCAAGGAAGGAGGATCTTCTTATCAAAATATTACAACCCTAATTCAGGATATTACGGATTTCATCTACAAGAATTAA